Proteins from one Nitrospirota bacterium genomic window:
- a CDS encoding electron transport complex subunit RsxA, with translation MNADTGKIFELIVSASLINNFVFTRFLGLCIFFGVSKRMETAIGMSITFTAVMMISAALSWLVFNYVMLPLDITFLKIIIFIGIVAGFVQASDTIMRKVSPVLYYKLGIYLALISTNCIILAVPLINAGERYNLIESLSFALGSSLGFALALIIMASIREKLELSDIPAPFRGLPIAFIVTGLIALAFAGFSGLIKV, from the coding sequence ATGAACGCTGATACTGGAAAAATCTTTGAACTTATTGTTTCAGCATCTCTGATTAATAATTTTGTCTTCACCCGTTTCCTCGGCCTCTGTATCTTCTTTGGGGTTTCAAAAAGAATGGAAACAGCAATCGGCATGAGCATCACTTTCACTGCTGTTATGATGATCAGTGCTGCTTTGAGCTGGCTTGTCTTCAATTATGTGATGCTACCTCTTGATATTACTTTTTTAAAAATCATTATATTCATCGGAATCGTTGCTGGTTTTGTCCAGGCATCAGATACTATCATGAGAAAAGTTTCTCCTGTGCTTTATTATAAACTCGGAATCTATCTCGCTCTAATATCAACGAACTGCATTATTTTAGCTGTTCCTTTAATCAACGCTGGAGAAAGATATAACTTAATCGAAAGTCTTTCATTTGCACTCGGTTCAAGTCTTGGCTTTGCTCTTGCACTTATCATCATGGCCAGCATTCGTGAAAAGCTTGAGCTTTCAGATATACCGGCACCATTCAGAGGACTTCCGATTGCATTTATAGTAACAGGATTGATCGCCCTTGCATTTGCAGGGTTTTCGGGTTTAATAAAAGTCTAA
- a CDS encoding RnfABCDGE type electron transport complex subunit G → MTIRDIIKITLNLVIVYIIGGIILAAVYARTSPIIYRNTVKEKETALKKLMPRADSIQRMGEWITHEKHAEYFIAKKDKQIIGYIIESFGKGYSSYIDTLIAVDTDLRVLNISILGHAETPGLGDEIESESFRNQFAGKDIEHLKVLKTDTKDYIQAISGATISTRAVAEDAVTNGVNFLKKTLNE, encoded by the coding sequence ATGACAATCAGGGATATCATAAAAATAACATTGAATCTCGTCATAGTATATATTATCGGTGGTATAATCCTTGCTGCTGTTTATGCCCGAACTTCTCCAATTATATATAGGAATACTGTAAAGGAAAAAGAAACAGCATTGAAAAAACTTATGCCCCGGGCTGATTCGATACAAAGGATGGGTGAATGGATTACTCATGAAAAACATGCTGAATATTTTATTGCAAAAAAAGATAAACAGATTATCGGATACATTATTGAATCTTTTGGTAAAGGTTACTCAAGCTATATTGATACACTCATTGCTGTTGATACAGACTTAAGGGTTTTAAACATAAGTATCCTCGGCCATGCTGAAACCCCTGGACTTGGAGACGAGATTGAGTCAGAAAGTTTTAGAAACCAGTTTGCAGGAAAAGATATAGAACATTTGAAAGTATTAAAGACAGATACAAAAGATTACATTCAGGCAATATCAGGAGCAACTATCTCAACCAGAGCTGTTGCAGAAGACGCTGTAACGAATGGAGTAAATTTTTTAAAAAAAACATTAAATGAATAG
- a CDS encoding NUDIX hydrolase, whose amino-acid sequence MKIIEKKTIFEGKFLRFVINTYIDASGVQRKWESFERVNCAGIVVIVPITDDKQFLLTKQFRPPINGYVIEFPAGLNDKGGHLEDAARRELLEETGYDAKELIFLTDGPMSSGASGEILTAYLARGLEYKGIQGRDEAEDIEIIKVHMSELDKRLSEFRAEGIYIDLKIYGLVELAKKFLPIH is encoded by the coding sequence ATGAAAATAATCGAAAAAAAGACAATTTTTGAGGGCAAGTTTCTTAGATTTGTAATTAACACTTATATTGACGCTTCTGGTGTGCAAAGGAAGTGGGAGTCTTTTGAACGCGTTAATTGTGCAGGTATTGTTGTCATAGTCCCGATAACAGACGACAAACAATTCTTACTTACGAAACAGTTCAGACCTCCTATTAATGGATACGTTATAGAATTTCCTGCTGGGCTGAATGATAAAGGAGGCCATCTTGAAGACGCAGCTCGCAGAGAATTGCTCGAAGAAACAGGATATGATGCAAAAGAATTGATTTTTCTCACTGACGGCCCCATGTCATCAGGTGCTTCTGGAGAAATACTTACTGCATATCTTGCGCGAGGACTGGAATATAAAGGCATACAAGGCAGGGATGAGGCTGAAGATATTGAAATTATTAAAGTGCATATGAGTGAGCTTGATAAACGATTATCTGAATTTAGGGCAGAAGGAATTTATATTGACCTCAAAATCTATGGTTTAGTTGAACTTGCAAAAAAGTTTTTGCCAATTCATTAA
- the rsxE gene encoding electron transport complex subunit RsxE, with the protein MNRVEKINYIELLKNGIFKENTIFKLALSLCPSIAVTNNLRNGFLMGTAVLFVQVMVNITISLMRNIIHPRIRLPVFMLVISGWVTVTDMTMAAFTPEAYKQMGLYIQLIVAFASILARAEMFASKNKFVPSMFDGIGMGLGFLFALTIISLFRELLGKGSIWGYSVISGKPLLIMILPAGGFFAVGFLMGLYNWIDIKYGKKYER; encoded by the coding sequence ATGAATAGAGTAGAAAAAATAAACTATATTGAACTTCTGAAAAATGGAATATTTAAAGAGAATACAATCTTTAAACTTGCACTCAGTCTATGTCCTTCTATTGCAGTAACAAATAATCTCAGAAATGGCTTTTTAATGGGGACCGCTGTTCTTTTTGTCCAGGTGATGGTAAACATCACAATATCCCTCATGAGGAATATTATTCATCCAAGGATACGTCTTCCTGTTTTTATGCTTGTGATTTCAGGTTGGGTGACTGTAACTGATATGACAATGGCAGCATTTACACCTGAAGCTTACAAACAGATGGGGCTTTATATACAATTAATAGTTGCCTTTGCCTCAATACTGGCTCGCGCTGAGATGTTTGCAAGTAAAAACAAGTTTGTTCCTTCCATGTTTGATGGAATAGGTATGGGACTAGGATTTCTATTTGCACTCACTATAATAAGCCTATTCAGAGAACTCCTTGGAAAGGGCTCAATATGGGGTTATTCTGTAATAAGCGGAAAACCATTATTGATAATGATACTGCCTGCAGGAGGTTTTTTTGCTGTTGGTTTTCTTATGGGTTTATATAACTGGATAGACATAAAATACGGTAAAAAATATGAACGCTGA
- a CDS encoding GAF domain-containing protein: MINKLLNYLRSNHIIKKYNFSDEEIYEFADYIKNEITSQLENIVRTVEDVISIEPTLDWKEILAKATKIIVNFLHADAASIRIFDPETDRLLALGSYQYSETGRLKSIPVEQSVAGKVIKSGKSYLVPNIMTEPDYKNKDIVKEYGFNSLMAIPINIPGFLFREKNIQGTIQIYYKQINKDFDPLEVVNAEMLARRISHVLARKRILYLQKLNMQKEKIVEKIFVKLSHREGIKMKDVFTMMIPELVDILQIQSCSLFSISSDRKYVQLELEYPHGQESYDISRLYSIKDHPYFSALINETEKRGDYMYDRIDSSYILIKDPLKSRLSNDELKRYASKYNVNSVLLIPLRAKDEINYFLLFYAKDRRQEFTEHEIELLSFFGKEIMKALRIEKLDDVLHDFKNPSIAIAGFAKRAKKLLEEKDISSVKDRIAEYLDIVIQEGIRMQELAILPTIEGRERTVDLTEILLIRFRINEEAINEQKRKNIRLVKDELQSGLYIYCFPFGLERVLDNLLDNATKAIPEQGGELSIKTYKNGDMACFEIRNTGKIPEESIEQIRKGEVKGRGLNIIYRFINAIHGELEVFTDDNTTTFRASIPMYKK; the protein is encoded by the coding sequence ATGATTAATAAATTATTAAATTATCTTAGATCTAATCATATTATCAAGAAATATAACTTCTCTGATGAAGAAATATATGAATTTGCAGATTATATTAAGAATGAAATCACATCCCAGCTCGAAAATATCGTTAGAACAGTTGAGGACGTCATAAGTATTGAACCTACCCTCGACTGGAAAGAGATTTTAGCTAAAGCAACAAAAATTATTGTGAATTTTCTACATGCAGATGCAGCGTCAATCCGAATTTTTGACCCAGAGACTGATAGGCTTCTTGCATTAGGCTCGTATCAGTATTCTGAGACAGGAAGATTAAAGAGTATTCCTGTTGAACAATCTGTTGCAGGTAAAGTTATAAAAAGCGGAAAAAGTTATCTTGTACCAAATATAATGACGGAGCCTGATTATAAGAACAAGGATATTGTTAAAGAGTATGGATTTAATTCTCTAATGGCTATTCCAATCAATATTCCCGGCTTTCTTTTTCGTGAAAAAAATATACAGGGAACAATACAAATTTACTATAAACAAATCAATAAAGATTTTGATCCCCTCGAAGTTGTTAATGCAGAAATGCTTGCAAGAAGAATAAGTCACGTTCTTGCAAGAAAACGCATCCTTTATCTTCAGAAACTGAACATGCAAAAAGAAAAAATCGTTGAAAAGATTTTTGTCAAGCTCAGCCACAGGGAAGGGATTAAGATGAAAGATGTCTTCACAATGATGATTCCAGAACTGGTCGACATCCTACAGATTCAGAGCTGCTCTCTATTTTCAATTTCATCGGATAGAAAATATGTTCAGTTAGAACTTGAATATCCACATGGCCAGGAAAGTTATGATATTAGCCGTTTATACTCAATAAAAGATCATCCATATTTTTCTGCATTAATCAATGAAACAGAAAAAAGAGGGGATTACATGTATGATAGAATCGATTCATCATACATCCTTATTAAGGATCCCTTGAAGAGCAGACTATCTAATGACGAATTAAAAAGATACGCTTCAAAATATAATGTAAATTCAGTGCTTTTAATACCACTAAGAGCAAAAGATGAGATAAATTATTTCCTTTTATTCTATGCAAAAGACCGACGACAGGAATTTACCGAGCACGAGATTGAACTTCTCAGCTTTTTCGGTAAAGAGATTATGAAAGCTCTCAGGATCGAAAAACTGGATGATGTTCTTCATGATTTTAAGAATCCAAGTATCGCTATAGCTGGCTTTGCAAAAAGGGCAAAAAAACTTTTAGAAGAAAAAGATATAAGCAGTGTAAAAGATAGAATTGCCGAGTATTTGGACATTGTTATTCAAGAGGGTATTAGAATGCAGGAACTTGCTATCTTACCAACCATTGAAGGTCGTGAACGCACTGTTGATCTTACTGAAATTTTACTTATTCGTTTCAGGATAAATGAAGAAGCTATCAATGAACAGAAAAGGAAAAATATCAGACTTGTTAAGGATGAATTACAATCAGGATTATATATTTACTGTTTTCCATTCGGATTAGAGAGGGTTCTCGATAATCTGCTCGATAATGCAACAAAAGCCATACCAGAGCAAGGCGGTGAATTATCGATTAAGACTTATAAAAATGGTGATATGGCATGTTTCGAGATTCGCAACACCGGAAAGATACCAGAAGAAAGCATCGAACAGATTAGAAAAGGTGAAGTGAAAGGCAGAGGTTTAAATATTATATACCGATTTATTAATGCAATTCATGGCGAACTTGAAGTTTTTACAGACGATAATACCACTACTTTCCGGGCATCAATCCCAATGTACAAAAAATAA
- the lgt gene encoding prolipoprotein diacylglyceryl transferase: MHPILIKFGPVTIHTYGFFVALGFLLGLLLAVKEAKRHGISENKIIDLGFYILLASILGSRLFFIMLNASHYLKNPLDIFKIWEGGLVFYGGVLFAIPTVIWYVKKHNLSTWDIADLFAPSIAIGHAFGRLGCFSAGCCYGKTAESLPWGIIFTDPNCLAPTNIALHPTQLYESGGEFINFLILLLLKKHKSFKGQLFMTYLLLYSILRFMVEFFRGDVERGFIFDNLSIAQGISVVMFLIVIAGMIALKRRNNQV, from the coding sequence ATGCATCCTATACTAATAAAATTTGGCCCGGTAACTATACATACCTATGGTTTTTTCGTAGCCCTCGGGTTTCTGTTAGGTCTATTATTAGCGGTTAAGGAAGCAAAAAGACATGGTATCTCTGAGAATAAAATCATAGATCTTGGCTTTTATATCCTGCTTGCTTCAATCCTCGGATCAAGGCTTTTTTTTATTATGTTGAATGCATCTCACTATCTTAAAAATCCTTTAGATATTTTTAAAATATGGGAAGGTGGTCTTGTATTTTATGGAGGAGTTCTTTTTGCTATACCAACTGTTATCTGGTATGTAAAAAAACATAATCTTAGCACTTGGGATATTGCTGATTTATTTGCACCTTCGATTGCTATCGGGCACGCATTTGGCAGACTTGGTTGCTTCTCTGCTGGATGCTGCTATGGAAAAACTGCTGAATCATTGCCGTGGGGTATCATTTTTACTGATCCAAATTGTCTTGCTCCAACTAATATCGCATTGCATCCGACACAGCTTTATGAATCTGGGGGAGAGTTTATTAATTTTCTCATCCTTTTACTTCTTAAAAAGCATAAATCATTCAAGGGCCAGCTTTTCATGACCTATCTGCTTCTTTATTCCATTTTAAGGTTTATGGTGGAATTCTTCAGAGGGGATGTCGAGCGAGGATTCATCTTCGATAACCTCTCTATCGCTCAGGGAATCAGTGTAGTAATGTTTTTAATTGTAATAGCAGGAATGATAGCCTTGAAACGAAGGAACAATCAGGTTTAG
- a CDS encoding M48 family metalloprotease — protein sequence MKFKHINRFILFFLLFLIISCATNPVSGQRELMFVSENREIEMGKELYPNALWGDLGGGGEYKDEKLKPYLENIVLGINQVSHRPHLPVSFAIQNSSVPNAWAIPGYVVITRGLLASLDNEAEFVFVMGHEMGHISARHSASQITYGMLQQIGLGVLSIALGGSKYGELAVGIGAIGSSLLLLKYSRDDELEADGLGIAYMTKLGYDPKNAISAHKNLERASQEYLQSLGKNSSERGFFEDLLSTHPRTSVRIDEIQHMIDINKPFQIKGDGTQREKFQNITTDLRNKNKIYRNFYDKALYAYQKNDLSEAENLISQAIELDQSQPAFHSLKGYILMKKKEYSFAKSSFDKAIELETDYEPSLRGIGILLYYQRKYSESITYFKKAISLYPQDIQANYFLGMIYYEKQNYREAIPHLALFAQAQSDHNEIHGILGICYEKNGDIRSAYNEYSKQVRIAPKNEMGEYASQRITALKPQIEPEKKEDKKEDKKKNKKKDKKEDKKQ from the coding sequence ATGAAATTTAAGCATATTAACAGATTCATCCTGTTTTTTCTCCTGTTCCTCATTATAAGCTGTGCAACTAATCCAGTTTCAGGACAGCGTGAGCTCATGTTCGTTTCCGAGAATCGGGAAATCGAAATGGGTAAAGAGCTTTATCCAAATGCACTCTGGGGTGATTTAGGAGGAGGTGGTGAATACAAAGATGAAAAATTGAAACCTTATCTCGAAAATATTGTTTTAGGTATAAATCAGGTATCACACAGACCGCATCTCCCTGTTTCTTTTGCAATTCAGAACAGTTCGGTTCCTAATGCCTGGGCTATCCCTGGCTATGTTGTGATTACAAGAGGACTACTTGCTTCACTCGACAATGAGGCGGAATTTGTCTTTGTAATGGGACACGAAATGGGACATATATCAGCAAGACATTCAGCGAGTCAGATCACATATGGAATGCTTCAGCAGATAGGCCTTGGGGTTCTCAGCATAGCTTTAGGAGGATCAAAATATGGAGAACTTGCAGTTGGCATCGGTGCAATCGGAAGCAGTCTGCTACTATTGAAATACAGCAGAGACGACGAACTCGAAGCTGATGGTTTAGGCATTGCTTATATGACAAAACTCGGTTATGATCCTAAAAATGCAATCAGTGCTCATAAAAACCTTGAACGTGCCTCACAGGAGTATTTGCAATCATTAGGAAAAAATTCTTCAGAGAGGGGCTTTTTTGAAGATCTTCTGTCTACTCATCCAAGGACTTCTGTAAGAATTGATGAAATTCAGCATATGATAGATATCAACAAGCCATTTCAAATTAAAGGGGATGGGACTCAAAGGGAAAAATTTCAGAACATCACAACAGACCTCAGGAATAAAAATAAAATCTACAGAAACTTTTATGACAAGGCATTATATGCTTACCAGAAAAATGACCTGTCTGAAGCCGAAAACCTTATATCACAGGCAATAGAATTGGATCAGAGCCAACCCGCATTCCACAGCCTTAAGGGATATATACTGATGAAAAAAAAGGAGTATTCCTTTGCAAAAAGCTCATTTGATAAGGCAATTGAACTTGAAACAGACTATGAACCTTCACTTCGCGGTATTGGTATCTTGTTGTATTATCAAAGAAAATACTCAGAAAGCATAACATATTTTAAAAAAGCAATATCTCTTTACCCACAGGATATTCAGGCAAACTATTTTCTGGGAATGATTTACTATGAAAAACAGAATTACAGGGAAGCCATACCTCATTTAGCCCTTTTTGCGCAGGCTCAATCAGACCATAACGAAATACACGGAATTCTTGGCATATGTTATGAAAAGAACGGGGATATCCGTTCTGCTTATAACGAATATTCAAAGCAGGTGCGCATAGCACCAAAAAATGAAATGGGGGAATATGCCTCTCAACGAATCACTGCATTAAAACCACAAATTGAACCTGAAAAAAAAGAAGACAAAAAAGAAGACAAAAAGAAAAACAAGAAAAAAGATAAAAAAGAAGATAAGAAGCAATAG
- a CDS encoding Fe-S cluster domain-containing protein produces MTKIQDVFTYVFQFLQLADIFNSAIPLVGVGGGIEAKEHVHFIQVLKSSLIFLGGISLLFGLGLALATKKFSVKINPLVEQVKDVLAKTHCGACGFAGCEQYAEAVVNNPDVPPNLCTPGGKKTAEAVALITGKKPIMREPVYARVLCKGGLSKSKKRFIYEGVQDCRAAILAGGGDKACIYGCLGYGTCVKVCPFGAITMTNDQLPQVDISKCTGCRKCEAACPVKVIEVIPASKSVLVTCHSHDKGPVIRSNCQTGCITCGICVKVCPFEALSIESNLSKINLDRCKVCGLCVRKCPTKAISDFIPERPKANINDNCNGCHICYDICPVDAVCGEPGKKHSIDRAKCIGCGICSGNCPVQAIEGTFNSPVVSDVVGKISRAA; encoded by the coding sequence ATGACAAAAATCCAGGATGTTTTCACATATGTATTTCAGTTCTTGCAGCTTGCTGATATATTTAATTCAGCTATTCCACTTGTTGGCGTTGGTGGTGGTATTGAAGCTAAAGAGCATGTTCATTTTATACAAGTTCTGAAATCATCTTTAATTTTTCTTGGAGGGATCAGCCTTTTATTCGGACTTGGACTTGCTTTGGCTACAAAAAAATTTTCTGTCAAGATTAATCCACTTGTCGAACAGGTAAAAGATGTTCTTGCAAAAACACACTGTGGTGCTTGTGGTTTCGCAGGTTGCGAACAATATGCAGAAGCTGTAGTAAATAATCCTGATGTTCCACCAAATCTTTGCACACCAGGTGGAAAGAAAACTGCAGAAGCAGTTGCTCTTATAACAGGAAAGAAACCAATAATGAGGGAGCCTGTATATGCAAGAGTATTATGTAAGGGTGGTTTGAGTAAATCTAAAAAAAGATTTATTTATGAAGGAGTTCAGGATTGCAGAGCTGCAATCCTTGCAGGAGGTGGTGACAAGGCATGTATATACGGATGCCTCGGTTATGGGACATGTGTAAAGGTATGTCCCTTCGGAGCTATAACTATGACCAATGATCAACTCCCGCAAGTTGATATTAGTAAATGCACTGGTTGCAGAAAATGCGAAGCAGCCTGTCCAGTCAAAGTAATTGAAGTAATACCTGCATCAAAAAGTGTTCTTGTAACCTGTCATTCCCATGACAAAGGCCCTGTTATAAGAAGTAATTGTCAAACAGGCTGCATTACATGCGGTATTTGCGTAAAAGTATGCCCTTTTGAAGCCTTATCCATAGAATCCAACCTTTCGAAAATTAATCTCGATAGATGTAAAGTTTGTGGATTATGTGTTCGGAAGTGCCCGACAAAAGCTATTTCAGACTTTATTCCTGAAAGACCAAAGGCTAACATAAATGATAATTGTAATGGTTGCCATATCTGTTATGACATATGTCCTGTTGATGCAGTTTGTGGAGAACCAGGCAAAAAACATTCTATTGACCGGGCTAAATGTATAGGGTGCGGAATCTGCAGCGGTAACTGTCCGGTTCAGGCAATAGAAGGAACATTCAATTCCCCAGTAGTGTCAGATGTAGTTGGGAAAATTTCCCGGGCAGCATAA
- the tsaD gene encoding tRNA (adenosine(37)-N6)-threonylcarbamoyltransferase complex transferase subunit TsaD: MLILGIDTSCDDTSASVVEDGIKIISNIISNQTDIHKKYGGIVPELASRRHIEMIWPVANEALKCAGVSFKHIDCIAVCYGPGLIGSLLVGCSFAKALCYSQNIPLIAVNHLEGHIFTPFLEEHKPSFPFLALIVSGGHTSLYHVDGFQQYKELGRTRDDAAGEAYDKVSKLLGLGYPGGPVIDKLSKEGNPEAIDFPRAYLPNSFDFSFSGLKTAVLNFLEKGEKVRFEDIAASFQASVVDVLVKKIEWAIKKTWLRRVVISGGVAANSELREKMKEMCDKREVELFLPSASLCTDNAAMIAAAGYHHFKAGNIAGLDLNPKAYLPL; this comes from the coding sequence ATGCTTATTCTGGGGATAGATACTTCTTGTGATGATACATCTGCCTCGGTTGTTGAGGATGGAATAAAGATAATATCAAATATTATCTCTAATCAGACAGATATACATAAAAAGTATGGAGGTATAGTCCCTGAGCTTGCATCCAGAAGACATATAGAAATGATCTGGCCAGTAGCCAATGAAGCATTAAAATGTGCTGGGGTTTCATTTAAGCATATAGACTGTATTGCTGTTTGTTATGGGCCTGGACTGATAGGCTCTTTATTAGTTGGATGTTCTTTTGCAAAGGCGCTTTGTTATTCGCAAAATATTCCGCTTATTGCAGTAAACCACCTTGAGGGTCACATCTTCACTCCGTTTTTAGAAGAGCACAAACCATCTTTTCCTTTTTTGGCTTTGATTGTTTCTGGTGGCCATACATCGCTATATCACGTAGATGGGTTTCAACAATATAAAGAGCTTGGCAGGACAAGAGACGATGCAGCAGGCGAGGCATATGATAAAGTATCAAAACTGCTTGGTCTTGGATATCCGGGAGGCCCTGTAATTGATAAGCTTTCAAAGGAAGGAAATCCAGAAGCAATCGATTTCCCGAGAGCTTACCTTCCAAATTCTTTTGATTTCAGTTTCAGCGGATTGAAGACTGCGGTACTGAATTTTTTAGAAAAGGGTGAAAAGGTGAGATTTGAGGATATAGCCGCATCTTTTCAAGCATCAGTAGTTGATGTGCTTGTCAAAAAAATTGAATGGGCAATAAAAAAAACATGGCTCAGAAGGGTTGTTATCTCAGGAGGAGTTGCTGCAAACAGCGAGTTACGTGAAAAAATGAAAGAGATGTGTGATAAAAGGGAAGTAGAGCTATTTCTACCTTCAGCTTCACTATGTACTGACAACGCTGCTATGATTGCAGCAGCAGGATATCACCATTTTAAGGCAGGAAATATTGCAGGACTGGATCTGAATCCAAAGGCATACTTACCGCTCTAA
- the hemH gene encoding ferrochelatase, whose amino-acid sequence MEGKVNNIKKETIGVMLLNLGGPDSLQAIKPFLYNLFSDRQIIRLGPSFMQKPLAWLISSIRSKKTEKMYRMIGGKSPILDITMAQAKALEETLNKKSSNNQLSTIKTQISFKVYVGMRYWHPLIEDIISEIHRDGIRKIIALSLYPQYSIATSGSSLSKFDEATKFFNMDTMTIPYWNKHPLYIEALIDMIKKGIESFSPSFPPKGRGIDEEDIHVLFSAHSLPKKIIEQGDPYEQQTKETIQEITKLIPLKWHLSYQSKSGPVEWLGPSTKEKLQELAQKKIKNILVVPISFVSDHIETLFEIDILYRNLAEKLGMNFRRIDSLNTYPKFIDALAGIIIKKLIDSG is encoded by the coding sequence ATGGAAGGAAAAGTTAATAATATTAAAAAAGAAACTATAGGTGTCATGCTACTTAATCTTGGCGGTCCTGATTCTCTTCAGGCTATTAAGCCCTTTCTCTATAACCTTTTTTCAGATAGACAGATTATACGGCTTGGGCCTTCCTTCATGCAAAAACCATTAGCATGGCTAATATCTTCAATAAGGTCCAAAAAAACCGAAAAGATGTATCGCATGATAGGTGGTAAATCACCAATACTTGATATAACAATGGCTCAAGCAAAAGCACTTGAGGAAACACTGAATAAGAAATCTTCAAACAATCAACTATCAACTATCAAAACTCAAATTTCTTTTAAGGTATATGTAGGAATGCGATACTGGCATCCACTGATTGAGGATATCATCTCTGAAATTCATAGAGATGGTATAAGGAAAATAATCGCTCTAAGCCTTTATCCTCAATATTCTATAGCTACATCGGGTTCTTCTCTATCAAAATTTGATGAGGCAACAAAATTTTTTAATATGGATACAATGACCATTCCATACTGGAATAAACATCCGCTATATATTGAGGCTCTTATAGATATGATAAAAAAAGGGATAGAATCATTCAGCCCATCCTTCCCCCCTAAAGGGAGAGGGATTGATGAGGAAGATATCCATGTTCTTTTCAGTGCACATAGTCTACCCAAAAAGATTATCGAGCAGGGGGATCCTTATGAGCAACAAACTAAAGAAACCATTCAAGAAATAACAAAACTGATACCTCTGAAATGGCATCTCAGCTACCAGTCTAAAAGTGGACCTGTTGAATGGCTTGGACCTTCTACCAAAGAGAAATTACAGGAACTTGCCCAAAAAAAAATTAAGAATATACTTGTCGTTCCAATAAGTTTTGTTTCTGACCATATCGAGACTCTCTTCGAAATAGATATCCTTTATAGAAATTTAGCTGAAAAACTTGGTATGAATTTCAGAAGAATAGATTCACTAAATACTTATCCTAAATTTATAGACGCACTTGCTGGAATCATAATTAAAAAATTGATTGATTCTGGCTAA
- a CDS encoding HEAT repeat domain-containing protein, translating to MGDFQTKWQAANDPDTQPEILDSLSGDVNWIIRSAVAKNRNTSKDALRKLAKDDNYMVRNSVALNPHTPEDVLDKLASDDNTMVRITLGKNPKAKIETIRKLVEDKCFTVSKSAIESGRV from the coding sequence ATGGGTGATTTCCAAACAAAATGGCAGGCTGCTAATGATCCGGATACACAGCCTGAGATTCTTGATTCTCTTTCCGGTGATGTAAACTGGATTATCAGGAGTGCTGTTGCAAAAAACAGGAATACTTCCAAGGATGCGCTCAGAAAATTAGCGAAAGATGATAATTATATGGTTAGAAATAGCGTTGCATTAAATCCTCATACTCCAGAAGATGTGCTTGATAAATTAGCAAGCGATGACAACACAATGGTAAGGATTACTCTCGGGAAAAATCCCAAAGCTAAAATAGAAACTATAAGAAAATTAGTTGAAGATAAGTGTTTTACTGTTAGTAAGAGCGCCATAGAATCCGGTCGGGTATAA